The stretch of DNA AAATATTGAGAGCGGCACTGAAGGTATTGAGAAAAGTTCTAATGACTGGTTAATTGGCGAGTCGGGACAGCGAGTGGTTCGGCGAGATCGATTTGGCCGTGTGATAGAAGAATTAGAAAGAGTGGATGGTGAAGTTGCTGCTGATTTAGTATTAAGTATTGATGAACGCTTGCAATCATTAGTTTATAAAGAATTAGCTCAAGCGGTTGAATTCAATAAAGCTGATAGTGGGACTGCGGTTTTAGTTGATATTAGGACGGGCGAAATTTTGGCGATGGCAACCAATCCATCATATAACCCAAATAACCGTTCGCAAATTGATGCAAGTTTATTGAGAAATCGGGCGATTACTGATGCTTTTGAACCTGGTTCAACCGTAAAACCATTAGTTGTAATGGCAGCACTAGAACAAAAAATTGTTGATTTAAATACTATTATTGATACTAGACCATTTTATGTTAATCGATATGAGGTAAAAGATGTTTCATATCAAAAATCACTTAACTTGGCCGGGATTTTAGAAAAATCGAGTAATGTTGGCGTGAGTAAATTAGCGCTGCAAATGAAGCCTTCAGAGCTCGTTCAGTTTTATGCGCGTTTTGGATTAGGGCAGTCAACTGGATTAGGTATTGGTGGTGAATCTAGCGGTAAAATAGCTGCTAACAGGACTCGTTGGTCTGACATAGAAAGGGCTACATTTTCATTTGGTTATGGTTTAATGGTGACTCCTCTGCAATTAGCGAGAGCTTATGCAACAATTGGGAGTTACGGTATTTATAGACCAGTTTCAATATTAAAGGTTAATGAACCGGTAAAAGGTCAACGTGTTGTAGATGAAAAAATAGCTAAAACAGTGCTGAAATTAATGGAAGCGGTTGCTATTAGTGGTGGTGGTACAAAAGCCTCTGTGCCTGGTTATAGTGTCGGTGTAAAAACTGGGACAGCTAAAAAATTAGGCCCTAGTGGAAAATACATTAACCAATATATTGCGTACACAGCAGGTATTGCACCAGCAACTAAACCAAGATATTCATTAGTTGTTATTATCGATAACCCTAAATCTGGACAATATTATGGCGGCACCGTTTCTGCTCCTGTATTTAGTCGTATTATGGGTGGCGTACTTAGAATCATGAATATTGAACCAGATAAAGAATTGGATAATCAAATGATTATCTACTAAATAAAATTGATATAGATTAAAGCTCAAATTATTGAGGATAGGATGAAATGGCTAATTATAATTTAAAAAAGCTAGTTAATTATTTTGGTGTATTGCCACAATACATCGATACATTAACATCCTATCCATTCATCGATCAAAATATTACCCGTCTTCAATTAGATAGTCGTCAAATTATGGCAGGTGATCTATTTATTGCCTTGAAAGGACAGAGCTCCGATGGACGTGATTTTATTGAGAAATCTATCAAAGCTGGGGCTATTGCTGTTTTAGCTGACGCAGAGCTTGCCGAGCATGATAAGACATTAACCTATCATTTAGTCGATGGTAAAAAAATACTTCAAATTAATATTTACCAGTTGGCTAATAAAATATCTGCATTTGCTAATACATTTTATGATAACCCTTCAGAAAAAATGAATGTTGTTGGTATAACTGGTACAAATGGTAAAACGACGGTAAGTCAAATTATTGCGCAGTGGGCGACATTGATTGGTGAAAAAAGCGCGATTATTGGCACTATTGGCAACGGGATTTATGGTCACCTTAGGCCGTCGGTAAATACAACTCCATCATCGGTAGATATTCAATCACATCTTGCTGATTTTCTAACGCAAAGTGTAACAATCGTTGCGATGGAAGTTTCATCTCATGGACTGGCTTTGGGGCGAGTAAGTGATGTCACATTTTCTGCTAGTTTATTCACTAATTTGAGCCGTGATCATTTAGATTTTCACTATACAATGGATAATTATAATAAGGCAAAATGGTCATTATTTTCACCATTAAATGATGAGCTTGCAGTCAAAAGTTCGGGTAAACGCGTTATTAATTTTGACGATAATGTTGGCTTATCATGGATTAATCAATTAGATGATGTTGTTGTTGTAACTTGTATTCCAGATAATTTAACTAAAGTTCAGGCTTTAGGAAAACGCTATATTGCCGTATCTTCAGTAAGCTACCATGACCAAGGTGCATCAATTATTTTTGAAAGCAGTTTTGGTACT from Orbaceae bacterium lpD04 encodes:
- the ftsI gene encoding peptidoglycan glycosyltransferase FtsI → MKVAKKKIIENKFFAKWRFYVVYGFIFAAVLGLVLKLALLQLVDPERLITEGDKRSIRYQNVGVPRAMIVDRNGRALAVSVPMYDVWSDPKVILQSGSVDVNDLKWQELAKSLSIPIATLEQKLTQKSLRFVYLAKQITPTNAEYLKKLKLPGVYFEKTSKRYYPVGESTAQLIGLTNVDKNIESGTEGIEKSSNDWLIGESGQRVVRRDRFGRVIEELERVDGEVAADLVLSIDERLQSLVYKELAQAVEFNKADSGTAVLVDIRTGEILAMATNPSYNPNNRSQIDASLLRNRAITDAFEPGSTVKPLVVMAALEQKIVDLNTIIDTRPFYVNRYEVKDVSYQKSLNLAGILEKSSNVGVSKLALQMKPSELVQFYARFGLGQSTGLGIGGESSGKIAANRTRWSDIERATFSFGYGLMVTPLQLARAYATIGSYGIYRPVSILKVNEPVKGQRVVDEKIAKTVLKLMEAVAISGGGTKASVPGYSVGVKTGTAKKLGPSGKYINQYIAYTAGIAPATKPRYSLVVIIDNPKSGQYYGGTVSAPVFSRIMGGVLRIMNIEPDKELDNQMIIY
- the murE gene encoding UDP-N-acetylmuramoyl-L-alanyl-D-glutamate--2,6-diaminopimelate ligase, with translation MANYNLKKLVNYFGVLPQYIDTLTSYPFIDQNITRLQLDSRQIMAGDLFIALKGQSSDGRDFIEKSIKAGAIAVLADAELAEHDKTLTYHLVDGKKILQINIYQLANKISAFANTFYDNPSEKMNVVGITGTNGKTTVSQIIAQWATLIGEKSAIIGTIGNGIYGHLRPSVNTTPSSVDIQSHLADFLTQSVTIVAMEVSSHGLALGRVSDVTFSASLFTNLSRDHLDFHYTMDNYNKAKWSLFSPLNDELAVKSSGKRVINFDDNVGLSWINQLDDVVVVTCIPDNLTKVQALGKRYIAVSSVSYHDQGASIIFESSFGTGILQSRLFGAFNVSNLLLAFAALLSLNYSFSALVNSAGALLPINGRMEIFTVKGKPTVIVDYAHTPDALDKALIAASTHCNGKLWVIFGCGGDRDRGKRPLMAQVAQSHTNNIIITNDNPRTENEDLIINDIVNGFIEFDNIKIIKDRTSAIQWAIEHANYETDIILVAGKGHEDYQIIGNTKHYYSDRETVSHFLGTTI